A region from the Benincasa hispida cultivar B227 chromosome 10, ASM972705v1, whole genome shotgun sequence genome encodes:
- the LOC120088102 gene encoding WEB family protein At3g02930, chloroplastic: MSTKSKSSTPETPNKTSPATPRVSKLNRGIAKSESDSHSPLQRSRLSIDRSPRPATSKPAVDRQLPKVATPPDKAQPRSTKGSEIQAQLNVAQEDLKKAKEQIVLVEKEREKLSNELKEAQKSAEEANEKLREALVAQKRAEESSEIEKFRAVEMEQAGLEEAHKKEEEWQKEIEAVRSQHALDVAALLSTSQELQRVKMELAMTTDAKNQALSHADDATKIAEIHVEKVEILSAELTRLKALLDWKLETQSNENGQLIMKLNSEIDSLNLELEKAKSYAEMVKEKEVSIERLNSELKAAKMAETCYEEKIMDKDASIEQLNIDLEAAKMAETYAHGLVEEWKNRAEEMETQLDNANKLERSASESLESVMKQLEHNNDLLHNAELEIAALKEKVGLLEMTVKRQKEDLKESEHHLHRTKEEASELEKLVASLRSQLETVKEEKNQALNNEKLAASSVQSLLEEKNQLLNELETSKDEEEKSKKAMESLASALHEISTEARETKEKLLSSQAEQENYESQIENLKLVLKATNEKYESMLENSNHEIDVLTSTIEKSKHEYENSKAEWEEKELHLVDAVKKSEEGNSSLEKEIDRLVNLLKQTEEEACKMREEEAQLKDSLKEVEAEVIYLQEALGEAKSESMKLKESLLDKENELQSIHQENEELLTREAASLKKVEELSKLLEEASAKKQTVENGEPTDSEKDYDLLPKVVEFSEENGRRQEEKTKVEPLIPIEHEEHKFEFPWVGNGASDEKTEKMDSPTTLQNGNDKPKEEEKKEKEDDSVKVEYKMWESCKIEKKEFSQEGGEPEHVSIDDEADSKLEGGESFDQINGVRSENLDDGGNSPSKQQEQQQQQKKKKPLLKKFGYLLKKKNSVNQKQ, translated from the exons ATGTCCACTAAATCCAA ATCTTCTACACCTGAAACTCCCAACAAGACATCACCTGCAACTCCTAGGGTGAGCAAATTGAATAGAGGGATTGCTAAATCAGAGTCTGATTCTCATTCTCCTTTGCAAAGGTCTCGGCTCTCAATTGACCGGTCCCCTCGACCTGCAACTTCGAAGCCTGCGGTTGATCGTCAATTGCCGAAAGTCGCCACACCACCTGAT AAAGCGCAGCCACGGAGTACAAAAGGATCAGAGATACAGGCTCAATTAAATGTTGCTCAGGAAGATCTGAAGAAGGCAAAGGAGCAAATAGTGTTGgttgaaaaagagagagaaaagttaAGCAATGAATTGAAAGAAGCACAGAAGTCAGCAGAGGAGGCAAATGAGAAACTTAGAGAGGCTTTGGTGGCACAAAAGCGAGCTGAAGAGAGTTCTGAGATCGAAAAGTTTCGAGCTGTTGAGATGGAGCAAGCAGGACTTGAGGAAGCCCATAAGAAAGAAGAGGAATGGcagaaagagatagaagctgTGAGGAGCCAACATGCGTTAGATGTTGCCGCTCTTCTCTCTACCAGTCAAGAGCTTCAAAGAGTGAAGATGGAGTTGGCAATGACTACCGACGCCAAGAACCAGGCGCTGAGCCATGCTGATGATGCAACAAAGATTGCTGAGATTCATGTCGAGAAGGTGGAAATTCTCTCAGCTGAGCTAACCAGATTGAAAGCATTGTTAGACTGGAAGCTTGAAACGCAGTCAAATGAGAATGGGCAATTGATAATGAAGCTTAACTCAGAGATTGACTCTCTGAATTTGGAGCTTGAGAAAGCAAAATCTTATGCAGAGATGGTGAAGGAGAAAGAGGTTTCAATTGAGCGGCTTAATAGTGAACTTAAAGCTGCAAAGATGGCAGAAACTTGCTATGAGGAGAAAATCATGGATAAAGATGCTTCCATTGAACAGCTTAATATCGATCTAGAAGCTGCAAAGATGGCTGAGACGTATGCACATGGTTTAGTAGAAGAATGGAAAAACAGAGCTGAGGAGATGGAAACGCAGTTGGACAATGCGAATAAGCTTGAACGATCAGCATCAGAATCTCTGGAATCAGTGATGAAACAACTGGAGCACAACAATGATCTATTGCATAATGCAGAGCTTGAAATTGCTGCTCTAAAAGAGAAGGTAGGTTTGCTGGAAATGACTGTTAAAAGACAGAAAGAGGACTTAAAAGAGTCGGAACACCATCTTCATCGGACCAAGGAAGAAGCATCTGAATTGGAGAAGTTGGTTGCGTCACTGAGGTCACAGTTGGAAACTGTCAAGGAAGAGAAAAATCAAGCTTTGAATAATGAGAAGCTTGCAGCTTCCAGTGTACAGAGCTTATTAGAAGAGAAAAACCAACTCTTAAATGAGCTAGAAACTTCCAAGGACGAGGAAGAGAAAAGCAAAAAGGCAATGGAAAGCTTGGCATCTGCATTGCACGAAATATCTACCGAGGCTAGGGAAACCAAGGAGAAACTTTTGTCTAGTCAAGCTGAGCAAGAAAACTATGAGTCCCAAATAGAAAATCTAAAGTTGGTCTTGAAAGCTACAAATGAGAAATACGAAAGCATGCTTGAAAATTCAAACCACGAAATTGATGTTCTAACGAGTACCATTGAGAAATCGAAGCACGAATACGAGAATTCCAAGGCTGAGTGGGAAGAGAAGGAGCTTCACCTAGTGGATGCTGTGAAGAAATCAGAAGAAGGGAACTCTTCCTTGGAAAAGGAAATAGATAGGCTTGTAAATTTGCTCAAGCAAACTGAGGAAGAAGCTTGTAAGATGAGGGAGGAAGAAGCTCAACTAAAGGATAGCCTGAAGGAAGTTGAAGCTGAAGTGATCTATTTGCAGGAAGCTCTTGGAGAAGCTAAATCCGAGAGCATGAAACTGAAGGAAAGTTTATTAGACAAAGAAAATGAGTTGCAGAGCATTCATCAAGAAAATGAGGAGCTTCTAACTAGGGAAGCTGCTTCTCTCAAGAAGGTTGAGGAGTTATCCAAGTTGCTTGAGGAAGCTTCTGCCAAAAAGCAAACAGTAGAGAACGGTGAACCAACAGACAGTGAGAAGGACTACGATTTGCTACCTAAAGTAGTCGAGTTCTCTGAAGAGAATGGCAGACGACAGGAAGAGAAGACAAAAGTGGAGCCTTTGATACCCATTGAACATGAAGAACACAAATTCGAGTTTCCCTGGGTAGGTAATGGTGCCTCAGATGAGAAGACTGAAAAAATGGATTCACCAACAACACTTCAGAATGGAAATGATAAaccgaaagaagaagaaaaaaaagagaaggaagacgATTCAGTTAAGGTTGAATACAAAATGTGGGAGAGCTGCAAGATTGAAAAGAAAGAGTTCTCACAAGAGGGAGGAGAACCAGAACACGTATCCATTGACGATGAAGCAGACTCAAAACTGGAGGGCGGAGAGAGTTTCGATCAGATAAATGGGGTACGTTCAGAAAATCTGGATGATGGTGGAAACTCACCATCAAAGCAGCAGGAGCAGCAGCAgcaacagaagaagaagaagccatTGCTTAAAAAGtttggataccttctcaagaAGAAGAACAGTGTCAACCAGAAACAGTAA
- the LOC120088636 gene encoding uncharacterized protein LOC120088636, whose translation MWFAIFGGLIIYGLFKLFFAGDDDVMEVETSDFNAIFAVASRFEKLYGGKAYVGLRIPDADTGSRQNIDLVVITKEELLVIAVKNLSGFVSINSDGSWVCDDGKHKAKTLPDPVEETKQLIPVIESYIEQRGVDLPAGYLSCKVVLPNPKFRTIDSGLFPSEVITYDQWMQLKPGHSSFSGWMKGAFRGKKELQEEPLDQKLKAILGTAPMWDKLELKGKYILGDFLEFKGKGEDVDYLRDIKRSKISHLTIQKTSMLGFAPTRLQVLYAPRDYRSGGSASASEWREVTVRSSTEILFQPQNSTKVRKFKLSSVISLTLSA comes from the exons ATGTGGTTCGCAATTTTCGGTGGACTGATCATCTACGGCTTGTTCAAGCTTTTCTTCGCCGGCGACGACGATGTTATGGAGGTTGAGACCTCCGATTTTAATGCTATTTTCGCCGTCGCGAGTAG gTTTGAAAAGCTTTATGGTGGAAAGGCTTACGTTGGGCTTCGGATTCCTGATGCTGACACCGGTTCTCGGCAGAATATTGATCTTGTAGTGATCACCAAAGA GGAGTTATTGGTGATAGCTGTTAAGAACTTATCTGGATTTGTCTCCATCAACTCAGATGGTTCCTGGGTTTGTGATGATGGAAAACATAAGGCAAAGACTCTTCCTGACCCT GTTGAAGAGACCAAACAATTGATACCAGTCATTGAGTCTTACATTGAACAAAGAGGAGTGGATCTTCCAGCAGGGTATTTGTCATGCAAAGTTGTACTTCCAAATCCCAAATTCCG TACAATTGACTCGGGGTTATTTCCTTCTGAAGTTATTACCTACGACCAGTGGATGCAGCTGAAACCGGGACACAGTTCCTTCTCTGGCTGGATGAAAGGTGCATTTCGTGGAAAGAAAGAGTTGCAGGAAGAACCTCTGGATCAAAAGCTTAAAGCTATCCTTGGCACTGCACCAATGTGGGATAA aTTGGAGCTCAAAGGGAAATATATACTTGGAGACTTTCTGGAATTCAAGGGCAAGGGAGAAGATGTTGACTATTTGAGAGATATCAAACGGTCAAAAATTAGTCATCTGACCATTCAAAAGACGAGCATGCTTGGATTTG CACCTACAAGGCTGCAAGTGTTGTACGCTCCACGCGACTACCGAAGTGGGGGCTCAGCTTCAGCTTCAGAATGGAGGGAAGTGACAGTAAGATCAAGCACAGAGATTTTGTTTCAACCTCAAAATTCTACGAAAGTTCGTAAGTTTAAACTCTCTTCAGTTATCTCCTTGACCCTCAGTGCTTAG